In one window of Acidobacteriota bacterium DNA:
- a CDS encoding DUF6116 family protein, translating to MAETFTGENRRGLIRDFAARLKHPQLFFLAASVFVIDLFVPDLIPFVDEILLGLLTVFLGRLRRPEPGPAGAAEPRVKNVTPPDQEPRR from the coding sequence ATGGCTGAGACCTTTACGGGAGAAAACCGCCGCGGCCTGATCCGAGATTTCGCCGCTCGCCTGAAGCATCCCCAACTCTTCTTTCTCGCCGCCTCGGTGTTCGTCATCGACCTCTTCGTGCCGGATCTGATTCCGTTCGTCGACGAGATCCTGCTCGGCCTGTTGACCGTCTTTCTCGGGCGTCTCAGAAGGCCGGAGCCGGGCCCGGCGGGCGCCGCCGAGCCACGGGTCAAGAACGTCACGCCCCCCGACCAAGAGCCGCGTCGCTGA
- a CDS encoding ATP-binding protein, with amino-acid sequence MSSPKGSAKAVHLPQYHEIFERSGDIILALDSEHCIVFASPQWVRTTGFSTEETEGHSILRWLPEDEHDPWHALVTEVQGSDQACPLALTLEAKDQQAVEVEGWAMVEKGPSRRLALQLVLHDVTERHRLERQRQAHLERIEAQNLELARRIREAEQSNRLKSELMATVSHELRTPVNAICGFTDLLNDPATGELSEMQRSYLEFVRQGAHHLRDLIGDVLDLARLETGSLPLDLQSIELAPLLAEVASMTALLAKERRIHLELEAEAGLEIHADPVRLRQVLLNLVCNAVRYSPLDGKVEVTGERHGDRCLVTVTDAGPGLVPSLHEKVFEEFRQPGSGPRDPAGGTGLGLAIVRRLVEAQGGKVWVESEGRGDGCRFGFYLPTEAPKWSSGALRQAALVAASATKILIAGGPAAERRQRIAELRREGYAAIEVPALEDFPEMIRNLRPAAWVLDLDGIPDPWPAIAEISPRDDGGTLAIVMASTQSKSRAFLHGVDHYLIKPVTLGAISDCLRAHFPELGRGAKTVIVVMKPGEARDEVAEALVEAGLRPISARDGRRALRLIQELHPFAAIVSMDLPDSDGSQTLIRLRSDPVTAMMPLIALDDRTSGEGGPRRDRRATRWIDPTTSHWKEALIAALSSAPGGDS; translated from the coding sequence ATGAGCTCGCCGAAGGGTTCGGCCAAGGCGGTTCATCTGCCGCAGTACCACGAGATCTTCGAGCGCTCCGGCGACATCATTCTGGCCCTCGACAGCGAGCACTGCATCGTCTTCGCCAGTCCCCAGTGGGTTCGGACCACCGGATTCTCGACCGAGGAAACGGAAGGGCACAGCATCCTGCGCTGGCTGCCGGAGGACGAACACGACCCTTGGCACGCGCTGGTCACCGAGGTCCAGGGTAGCGACCAGGCCTGCCCCCTCGCCCTCACCCTGGAAGCGAAAGACCAGCAGGCCGTCGAGGTCGAAGGTTGGGCGATGGTGGAGAAAGGCCCCAGCCGGCGTCTGGCTCTGCAGCTCGTTCTACACGACGTCACCGAGCGCCATCGCCTCGAGCGCCAGCGCCAGGCCCACCTCGAACGGATCGAAGCACAGAACCTGGAGCTGGCCCGGCGAATCCGCGAAGCGGAGCAGTCCAACCGCCTGAAGAGTGAGCTGATGGCGACCGTCAGCCACGAGCTGAGGACGCCGGTCAACGCGATCTGCGGCTTCACCGATCTGCTCAACGACCCCGCCACCGGCGAGCTCAGCGAGATGCAACGCTCCTACCTCGAGTTCGTGCGCCAGGGGGCTCATCACCTGCGCGATCTGATCGGCGACGTGCTCGACCTCGCGCGCCTCGAAACCGGCAGCCTTCCCCTCGACCTCCAGTCGATCGAGCTGGCGCCCCTGCTCGCCGAAGTGGCCTCGATGACCGCCTTGCTCGCCAAGGAGCGCCGCATCCATCTCGAGCTCGAAGCCGAAGCCGGCCTCGAGATCCACGCCGATCCGGTACGTCTGCGGCAAGTTCTGCTCAACCTGGTGTGCAATGCGGTGCGCTACTCACCCCTCGATGGCAAAGTCGAGGTCACCGGAGAACGCCATGGCGATCGCTGCCTGGTGACGGTCACGGACGCCGGGCCGGGGCTGGTTCCGAGCCTGCACGAGAAGGTCTTCGAGGAGTTTCGCCAGCCGGGCTCGGGACCGCGCGATCCGGCCGGCGGCACCGGTCTCGGCCTCGCCATCGTGCGCCGCCTGGTGGAGGCCCAGGGCGGCAAGGTCTGGGTGGAGAGCGAAGGTCGCGGCGATGGCTGCCGCTTCGGGTTCTACCTCCCGACGGAAGCCCCGAAATGGAGCAGCGGTGCGCTGCGCCAGGCAGCCCTGGTCGCGGCCTCGGCGACCAAAATCCTGATCGCCGGTGGTCCCGCCGCCGAACGCCGTCAGCGCATCGCCGAGCTGCGACGGGAGGGCTATGCCGCGATCGAAGTGCCGGCCCTCGAAGACTTCCCGGAGATGATCCGCAACCTTCGGCCAGCGGCCTGGGTTCTCGATCTCGATGGCATTCCCGACCCCTGGCCCGCGATCGCGGAGATCTCACCCCGGGACGACGGCGGCACCCTCGCCATCGTCATGGCCTCTACGCAATCGAAGAGCCGGGCTTTTCTGCACGGTGTCGATCACTATCTGATCAAGCCCGTGACCCTGGGGGCGATCAGCGACTGTTTGCGGGCCCACTTCCCGGAGCTGGGCCGCGGCGCCAAGACCGTCATCGTGGTGATGAAGCCCGGCGAAGCCCGCGACGAGGTCGCCGAAGCGCTGGTCGAGGCCGGGCTGCGACCGATCTCGGCGCGCGATGGCCGGCGCGCTCTGCGGCTGATTCAAGAGCTCCACCCCTTCGCCGCCATCGTCTCGATGGACCTGCCGGACTCCGACGGCAGCCAGACCCTCATCCGCCTGCGCAGCGACCCGGTCACCGCCATGATGCCGTTGATCGCCCTCGACGACCGGACCAGCGGTGAAGGTGGGCCGCGCCGCGACCGGCGGGCGACCCGGTGGATCGACCCCACTACCAGTCACTGGAAGGAAGCGCTGATCGCAGCCCTTTCCTCCGCTCCCGGAGGCGACTCGTGA
- a CDS encoding tail fiber protein codes for MSEPFVGEMRMFGGNFAPRGWAFCDGQLLAVSQNDALFSLLGTIYGGDGRTTFGLPDLRGRVPLHAGSGPGLSPRRLGAKAGAEKVTLTVNQLPSHTHAMQATNSLANNQDPAGRAPASAIGIDAWAEDPDPVNMSTQAITNVGGSRSHTNLMPFLCINFIIALFGIYPSRH; via the coding sequence ATGTCAGAACCTTTTGTGGGAGAGATGCGCATGTTCGGCGGTAATTTCGCGCCGCGGGGTTGGGCCTTCTGTGATGGTCAGCTCCTGGCCGTTTCCCAGAACGATGCCCTGTTCAGTCTCCTCGGCACCATCTATGGCGGCGACGGGCGTACCACCTTCGGCCTGCCGGACCTGCGGGGGCGAGTCCCGCTTCACGCCGGGTCAGGGCCCGGCCTGTCGCCGCGCCGCTTGGGGGCCAAGGCCGGAGCCGAGAAAGTCACCTTGACGGTCAACCAGCTACCGAGCCACACCCATGCGATGCAAGCCACCAACAGCCTTGCCAACAACCAGGATCCGGCCGGTCGGGCTCCCGCCTCGGCCATCGGCATCGACGCCTGGGCCGAAGACCCGGATCCAGTGAATATGAGCACGCAAGCGATCACCAACGTCGGCGGCAGTCGCAGCCACACCAATCTGATGCCGTTTCTGTGCATCAACTTCATCATCGCCTTGTTCGGCATCTATCCGTCGAGGCACTAG
- a CDS encoding GNAT family N-acetyltransferase, which produces MSSAEIELRPMTSEDLPFLLQVYAGTRAEELAAVPWSDAEKEQFVRMQFEAQHTFYQQQFPDAAYDLVVVDGEAIGRLYVDRRTDEIRLIDIALLPEKRRGGVGSRLLAELLAEGQAAGLPVRIHVEKNNPALSLYHRLGFEELEDQGVYYLMEWSPR; this is translated from the coding sequence ATGTCTTCAGCGGAAATCGAGCTACGCCCCATGACCTCAGAGGACCTGCCCTTCCTGCTGCAGGTCTACGCTGGAACCCGCGCCGAGGAGCTGGCGGCGGTGCCGTGGAGCGACGCGGAAAAGGAGCAGTTCGTCCGCATGCAGTTCGAGGCCCAGCACACCTTCTATCAGCAGCAGTTCCCCGACGCCGCCTACGACCTCGTGGTGGTCGACGGTGAGGCCATCGGTCGCCTCTATGTCGATCGTCGGACGGACGAGATTCGCCTGATCGACATCGCCCTCTTGCCGGAGAAGCGTCGTGGTGGTGTCGGCAGCCGGCTGCTCGCCGAGCTCCTCGCCGAGGGGCAGGCGGCGGGACTGCCGGTGCGAATCCACGTCGAGAAGAACAATCCCGCCCTCAGCCTGTACCACCGCCTGGGCTTCGAGGAGCTCGAAGACCAGGGCGTGTACTACCTGATGGAGTGGTCGCCTAGGTAA
- a CDS encoding tail fiber protein: MSEPFLAEVRMVGFNFAPRGWAFCDGQILPINQNQSLYSLLGTTYGGDGRTSFGLPDMRGRVPMHVGRSNGGGDHREGQKSGEETHTLSGAEMPQHDHVLQVTNNNGTTDQPNGRVLARAVGATIYGEFGSQVAMATGTVANVGGGQAHDNMQPYLAVNFVIALQGLFPSRN; the protein is encoded by the coding sequence ATGTCGGAACCATTTTTGGCGGAGGTCCGCATGGTGGGCTTCAACTTCGCGCCGCGGGGGTGGGCGTTCTGTGACGGCCAGATCTTGCCGATCAATCAGAACCAGAGCCTCTACTCGCTGCTCGGCACGACCTACGGTGGCGATGGCCGAACGTCCTTCGGTCTGCCGGACATGCGCGGCCGGGTGCCGATGCACGTCGGCCGCAGCAATGGCGGTGGGGATCACCGGGAAGGCCAGAAGAGCGGTGAGGAGACCCACACCCTCTCTGGCGCCGAGATGCCTCAGCACGACCATGTCTTGCAGGTCACCAACAACAACGGCACGACCGATCAGCCGAACGGTCGAGTGCTGGCGAGAGCCGTGGGCGCCACCATCTATGGCGAGTTCGGATCCCAGGTGGCGATGGCGACCGGCACCGTTGCCAACGTCGGCGGCGGCCAGGCCCACGACAACATGCAGCCCTATCTGGCGGTGAACTTCGTCATCGCCCTGCAAGGGCTCTTCCCATCCCGCAACTAG
- a CDS encoding tail fiber protein: MSEPFTAEIRIFAGNFAPRGWAFCNGQLLPIAQNTALFSLIGTTYGGDGRSTTALPNLKGRVPMHPGRGPGLTSRRLGQRGGVEMVTLSEAQMPNHTHQLIASGEDGNSQNPQNHHFGAGTDMYANAANLQAAADPTLPNTGGSQPHNNLQPFIVMNFIIALVGLYPSRG, encoded by the coding sequence ATGTCGGAACCATTCACAGCGGAGATTCGCATTTTCGCCGGCAATTTCGCGCCGCGGGGTTGGGCCTTCTGCAATGGTCAGCTCCTGCCGATTGCTCAGAACACGGCGCTGTTCTCGCTCATCGGGACGACCTACGGTGGCGACGGTCGCTCCACCACGGCGCTGCCCAATCTCAAGGGGCGGGTGCCGATGCACCCTGGCCGCGGCCCCGGCCTGACGTCGCGCCGGCTCGGACAGCGAGGCGGCGTCGAAATGGTGACCCTCAGCGAGGCGCAGATGCCGAATCACACCCACCAGCTCATCGCTTCGGGTGAAGACGGTAACTCGCAGAATCCGCAGAACCACCATTTCGGTGCCGGCACCGACATGTATGCGAATGCAGCCAATTTGCAGGCGGCGGCTGATCCAACTCTGCCGAACACCGGCGGCAGCCAGCCGCACAACAATCTGCAGCCATTCATCGTGATGAATTTCATCATCGCGTTAGTCGGCTTGTATCCGTCGCGTGGCTGA
- a CDS encoding response regulator: MNRTQEPAAHDHQPLILIVEDDLASRILLREVLTRWGYRCRLAEDGIQALEQLDAAHRDQDPVRLVVLDIQLPRLDGYGVLSSIRSNPRTQPLPVIAISAFATEEEQVKANAATFDGFIPKPVDMPRLRQEMTWLLERAAQPST, from the coding sequence GTGAACCGGACCCAGGAACCGGCCGCACACGATCATCAGCCCTTGATTCTGATCGTCGAAGACGACCTCGCGAGTCGCATCCTGCTGCGCGAAGTCCTGACCCGCTGGGGCTACCGGTGCCGCCTCGCCGAGGATGGCATCCAGGCCCTCGAGCAACTCGACGCGGCGCACCGGGACCAGGATCCGGTGCGCCTCGTCGTGCTCGACATCCAGCTTCCTCGCCTGGACGGATACGGGGTGCTCTCGAGCATTCGAAGCAATCCTCGGACCCAGCCCCTGCCGGTGATCGCCATCTCCGCCTTCGCCACCGAGGAAGAGCAAGTCAAGGCCAACGCCGCCACCTTCGACGGCTTCATTCCCAAACCCGTCGACATGCCTCGACTGCGCCAGGAGATGACCTGGCTTCTGGAGCGCGCCGCGCAGCCCTCCACTTGA